The genomic DNA CCAGATGTACACCGTCTACGAGATCGCACGACTGCTCCAGGGCCTCGAGCCAGACGCCGACATCGACCGCGAGACCGAGGACATCCTGCTCGACTGGGCGATCCCGTGGGTCATGACCAACGCTGACGACCTCGTGGTCGCCGAACCCCGCAACGAGGACGA from Natrinema sp. HArc-T2 includes the following:
- a CDS encoding DUF5827 family protein, which encodes MPVPKSEFENLPPCDFYTPAELLEDDQMYTVYEIARLLQGLEPDADIDRETEDILLDWAIPWVMTNADDLVVAEPRNEDEPGYYGLKE